From Jaculus jaculus isolate mJacJac1 chromosome 19, mJacJac1.mat.Y.cur, whole genome shotgun sequence, a single genomic window includes:
- the LOC101617847 gene encoding T-cell surface glycoprotein CD1e, membrane-associated gives MLPLFLLLFEGLLWHGTAPQAPGPWSAGEEPLSFHILHIASFANHSWAHAEGSGWLGELQVHVWDSVTGTIRFLKPWSRGNFTEEEWRNLQALFQLYFHGFTREVQAFATQFQLEYPFELQMLSGCTVHAGNSVGFFRGAYKGSDFLSFQGNSWEPSPGAGIPAQNVCRMLNGYRDLKELLQHLLEQTCPCYLAGLLEAGRAELERQVKPEAWLSSSPGPGHDHLRLACHVSGFYPKPVWVMWVMGEQEQKGTQRGDTLPNADGTWYLRATLDVEAGKAAGLACRVKHSSLGGRDIVLYWGGHPPPPPADLCDFHGHPCHAARSGLLLPKTQLTPKHSFS, from the exons ATGTTGCCCCTGTTCCTCCTGCTCTTTGAGGGACTTCTCTGGCATGGGACAG CTCCACAGGCTCCAGGACCTTGGTCAGCAGGAGAAGAGCCTCTCTCCTTCCATATACTCCACATTGCCTCCTTTGCTAACCATAGCTGGGCACATGCCGAGGGCTCGGGCTGGCTGGGCGAGCTGCAGGTGCATGTCTGGGATAGTGTCACGGGCACCATCCGCTTTCTGAAGCCCTGGTCCCGGGGAAACTTCACCGAGGAGGAGTGGAGGAACCTTCAGGCTCTGTTCCAGTTGTATTTCCATGGTTTTACTCGAGAAGTACAGGCCTTCGCCACTCAGTTTCAGTTGGAAT ACCCCTTTGAGCTCCAGATGTTATCTGGCTGTACAGTACATGCTGGGAACTCAGTGGGCTTCTTTCGTGGAGCATACAAAGGATCTGATTTCTTGAGTTTCCAAGGCAACTCATGGGAGCCATCTCCAGGAGCAGGGATCCCTGCTCAGAATGTCTGCAGGATGCTCAATGGCTACAGAGATCTTAAGGAACTACTGCAGCATCTGCTTGAACAAACCTGCCCTTGCTATCTAGCAGGTCTCCTTGAAGCAGGAAGGGCAGAACTGGAGCGGCAAG TGAAGCCTGAAGCCTGGCTCTCCAGTAGCCCCGGCCCTGGGCATGACCATCTGAGGCTGGCATGCCATGTCTCTGGCTTCTACCCAAAGCCCGTGTGGGTGATGTGGGTGATGGGTGAGCAGGAGCAGAAGGGCACCCAGAGAGGTGACACCCTGCCCAATGCTGACGGGACGTGGTATCTGCGAGCCACCCTGGATGTGGAGGCCGGGAAGGCAGCAGGCCTGGCCTGCCGCGTGAAGCACAGCAGCCTTGGGGGACGGGACATTGTCCTCTACTGGG GTGGACACCCCCCCCCTCCTCCTGCTGACCTGTGTGACTTTCATGGCCATCCTTGTCATGCTGCTCGTTCTGGACTCTTGTTACCGAAAACACAG CTCACACCCAAGCATTCTTTCTCCTAA